In the genome of Myxococcus stipitatus, one region contains:
- a CDS encoding methylated-DNA--[protein]-cysteine S-methyltransferase: MQSKVLYRHIESPVGVLLIAGNDAGLRLIEFQSPRHPTPRTEDWQEGDHAVLRDTQQQLGEYFAGRRRGFDLPLAPQGTEFQLQVWRELANIPFGGTISYAELALRLDKPTATRAVGAANGRNPIPIVLPCHRVIGTDGSLTGFGGGLPTKQFLLRLEGVLPRQVELFA, from the coding sequence ATGCAAAGCAAAGTGCTCTATCGCCACATCGAAAGCCCGGTCGGGGTGTTGCTGATTGCCGGCAATGACGCGGGCCTGCGGCTGATCGAGTTCCAGTCGCCTCGCCACCCGACGCCTCGGACCGAGGATTGGCAGGAAGGCGACCACGCGGTGCTGCGGGACACCCAGCAGCAGCTGGGCGAGTACTTCGCGGGCCGACGCCGGGGCTTCGACCTGCCTCTGGCGCCGCAGGGGACGGAGTTCCAGCTCCAGGTGTGGCGGGAGCTCGCCAACATCCCCTTTGGCGGCACGATCAGCTACGCCGAGCTCGCGCTGCGCCTGGACAAGCCGACGGCGACGCGCGCGGTAGGCGCGGCGAATGGGCGCAATCCAATTCCCATCGTGCTGCCGTGTCATCGCGTGATCGGCACGGACGGCAGCCTCACCGGTTTCGGCGGCGGCTTGCCGACCAAGCAGTTCCTGCTGCGATTGGAAGGAGTGCTTCCGCGCCAAGTGGAGCTGTTCGCGTGA